A segment of the Nilaparvata lugens isolate BPH chromosome X, ASM1435652v1, whole genome shotgun sequence genome:
ATGAGTTCCACCAATGAATGCTCGTCTGTGTTTCTTCCACCCCATCACACCGCCTGCCCTGAAGAAGATTATTTGTTCATTCAAGCCATCCCGAAGCCCTGATGTGTATGGCATGTCTGTATTCATGCTTAGAGAGGTGGTGGATGTTATTGCAGACCCCCTTGCTACAGTAGTTAATGACTGCCTGAGATCTGCCATTTTTCCTGACTTCCTGAAAACCTCGAGAACCATTCCTTTGTATAAGAAGGGTGACCACCAGAGCCTAAACAGCTTCAGGCCAATATCTATGACTCCAATCTTTGGAAAGGTGGTTGAAGCGGTCATAAAACCCCAACTTCAGGAGTTTTCTGAGAGAAACAACCTTTTCTCAAGTATACAGTTTGGTTTTCGTAGGGGGAGGTTAACTGTTGATGCAGTGAATCGAGTGGCTGAGAAAATTGAATCAGTGTTTGGGGATGGTGAGTCCCTGGCACGTACATTGTGTGATTTGAGCAGAGCGTTTGATTGTGTGGACCATCACATACTAATCAAGAAGCTTTGCTATTACAGGGTTATGGACTCTGCTCTTGACATCTTGGAGTCATACCTGACTGGGAGGACACAGGTGGTGTCATTGGGTGGAACTGTTTCATGTCCACTCCCTGTCAGGTTTGGGGTAGGTACCTCAGGGTTCAATTCTGGGGCCAATCCTGTTCATCGTGATGATCAACGACCTGGATGACAATGGTGCAACTCttctgtttgctgatgatacatcATTGCTGTCGTCTGGCATTGACCTTCAGCAGATGTTGGAGAGGTCAGCGGAGCATCTGCGGTCTTCAACCTCATGGCTCCTGGTAAACCGTTTCCAGCTAAATGAGAGCAAGACACAAAACATCATATGCAGTTTGTCGAAGCTGCTGGGCTTTATGCTGGATTCAAAAAGCTCAGCTGGGCCAGCCACATCCAGTAGGTGACCAAGAGACTGTCCCGAATCTGTTTCCTTTTGCTCAAGCTGAGGGAGGGGACATGTGACAGAGGCATATCTGGTCATGGTGTATCAAgcacttttccactgccatatcTCCTATGGTCTACTCATGTGGGGTCACTCAGCCACGGTTGTGGACATACTGAAGCTGCAAAAACGGGCCGCCAGAATCATTACTGGAAGCGAACATCTTGCTCATTGCAAGCCCATTTCTGCTAGGCTGGGTATTCTAACTGTAATCAGCCACTTCCTCCTTCTCTGCCTCATGTACGTGAAgaagaatcaacaaaatttgttgACTCAGACAGATGTGCATCATTTTCTGAGAACCAGGGCTTATTACGATGTTTAGGAATATGTGAATGATGACCTGCCTCAAATATTATCAGGCTAAAGTGCCATTATGTTAAAGAGCAAGGCCtcatattatgatatattttttttcgatcTGAACTTGATCACTGCCATCTTGATCAATttagtgtttttttttatatagtttttcattcatgacatgacgccatcgatccaaCAATATTGTGagtaatggatgaagaaggtGTAAaggtgaatgatagacaaggatagcaatacgattgctaatcaaacactgccgttataacgtggacctcattatagctTCAGTATCAAGATACCGTATCATAATGAGTATTCCTTTGTGCAGCAACCATCCGGCATCCAAGCAGAAAACCTTTTCCATTCGTCTGCGCTGTAGTGTCTAATcgattattttcttcataatttCTGTAAATTCACACAGTATTGTACTTTTGGTGCCTAATAATCACTGATCAAAATTCATAGAATATGGATCGTATTTCATCTGGTTGGACATCGtcttatttcaaaaatacgAATGAATTTCCATAGTGCAGTTCTAGGTTAGCATTCTATAGACTCAGTTGTATTGGCAAAGTGATTATAATGTTAAGGTTAGAATGACCGGTGCCAGTGCCAggtcatttttgtttgttttccCTTGTAATGAATTCGTGCCAAAAATAATTAGTTCATAAATCTTCACGTTTGGCAGATATCGGATATAAAACAAGTGATGAGTCGTCATTTCGCCATTTCAATTTACTCAAGGAACTTCTTATTATTGATGTGTTGTCTTGCTAAATCACCGTGACATttgtgtttttaaatatttatttttaattttccagcATTGACATTATAGGAATaggatttttaaaattttaaatatgaaGCTGTTCGTGTTCGATTTAGGTTAGTTTTTAGTTGGAACTAATAATGTGCAGTTGTGTCTTCATAACTTGATAGACCACATTTTCGAAATCATGGATTTCGACTCGGATCAGAGCCTCAAAGAATGGGCTAAGGATAAACCTTTGAGTATTCTACAGCTGGATCCTGCAGATAGAGCCGTTCTAAAGATAGCAGGTGAGAAgaaaattttgtatcatttgGTTAGATATTTTGGCTTTTCTGCATTAGCCTACTTTATTTCAACATTTGACTTTGAAGACTTATCTGTAATCATTTTACTGCTTTTTAGCCGATAAGACAAATTtccatttgaaaattcatagaaAAGTTATTTTCAGATTTTGAAAGCTCTCCCATTATTACTACTTAATTCTTGTTTCCCTTAAAATATCGATTACATACTGTATTGCATGTACCTAACCTTCTTATCcactaataaaaaatactagcTACAATTGTTGAGCTCCCAAAGTATATTTTGTACAACTATTGATTCAGCTCGGAAATAAGTGTAGCCTATAATAGCATAGATCAACATCAAGCTTATGAGTACGTTTTCTCATGGattatcaaatataaattaattttccaaCTGGTAAGAAGATATCTTTAGCTCCTCCTCATTCTTGTCACACATATACTGTTCAATTTCTCTGGTTTGatagtataattatataaacaataaaaaatgcagACTAttgcaatattaataatttagcttttaaatgaataatataagttAATTACTATTTCAAATAGAAAGCTTGTAGACATCATCGGAAATCAAGAGTCCATGGAAAAAATTCCAATTGCACAGTATTTTATAGTACCatgaatattttaattgaaaagCAATAGATTCTAAAAAACAATCTTGTGGATTTGGCTTTATGGAATCTCCATGAAGTGACACCCCCTTCCCTTGATGATACTACAGGAGTCAGAATGTGGGCGAAATTGTTTGACTGGATTACTCAAAACCAATAACGTGTACTCAAAACCAATTAACGAATAATGTGCTATAATTGAAGAATcggtgaaggagaaggataaaGAATGAAGAACCTTCTTACGAAAGataaaagggaaattttgttgaagaaaaatttattttcggGTTCTCTAGTCATACATGTTGAAACAGATATTAAGAGAAGAACATCtagatctgaaacaaataaatttttaatttttgctgAATGTACGAGGGTCatctttttcaacctccgatcacTTATTTTAAGATACAGAAAAGCGGTAGGGGAGCGATTTTCACAGAACTTAATAGCTTATCATCCCCACCAAACGCCCTGTAATCGGTGCGGCCAGATCGTAAATATTGTTGTCGAGTATGAATGCTGGTACAACCAAGCTTATCCAGCTTGTCAAATGTGGTAATTTCGATCACCCACCATACAAATCTTACTTGTAATCATAAGTGTAAGTAACTTGtagtaaaaaaaatatatttcatataggcctacattccTCTTTTATTTATGAccaatcggaggttgaaaaaagaattacccacgaatatagaattattttatactagGATGTTATTATAATTAACTATAAAATTAAGATCATaatctgtttttgacagaaAATTGGACTTGGAAATTCTTGAAAGTGAAATGTCATCTATATCCTTAGGAAATGTTACTGTttataaaatttgggagaagagcaGTTTCGGGCTAAGCCTGTTGCTCTCTCCTCTCTCGTCTCTCTgctatataatttgtaattgtattgatgaatgaaattgataaatcatttatattaataatttgactataaataaataatgctcCAGGACAACGTCacagaataagtacagaatggaaacttgtaataaatcgcctatctaaccaatgctttttacctgaccccaatactaaacacgtcacgtgaccttgggaagttccaatcctggtcttctgattggctcgtagcagtgaacgagatcaattgatccggatcattgaagtgatccgaacctaccatcaatactattacacaaagaccttaaagagatatagacccacaatgcctatgtcttcccaatgatagctcttacttgaaattgaaggccgccatttgggtattttagcacgagtattatatctatatatatttgtaatacaatagatcacaaaggcattggtggcattggtatgtaataatcttatgggttgccccctcaatggcggatttcaattccaaatacaACACTAGCGCtgtatgtgagtctatgcatctttaaggtctttgctattacaatgcggcgcttcctaacaagatggcggattttagcgtcagggtactagccaagtttccgtactgtatgtatactgtgacaaCGTTAGAGCTCTATTCTATAAGAAAAGTCGAAGTAAGGTTTTAGTTGACAACAATTAATGAACTTAAACGaagttttaataaaaatacttattaCACAAacttatacttattatatacaTTATTAATAATGCAACGAAGTATTAATAAAAATGTTGCCGTGAATGTCTCAATTGACtgttcaatatatatatatatatatataatatatatatatatatatatatatatagcacttaacagaaaacactttaaagttttgtaataaaaatataaacaggatacacacgacacggatagattaaaaacacttaacagaaaacactttaaagttttataatataaataaatataacttatacttattatatacattattaataaaaataacttatacttattatatacaTTATTAATAATGCAACGAAGTATTAATAAAAATGTTGCCGTGAATGTCTCAATTGACtgttcaatatatatatatatatatatatatatataatatatatatatatattatatatatagcacttaacagaaaacactttaaagttttgtaataaaaatataaacaggatacacacgacacggatagattaaaaacacttaacagaaaacactttaaagttttataatataaataaatataacttatacttattatatacattattaataaaaataacttatacttattatatacaTTATTAATAATGCAACGAAGTATTAATAAAAATGTTGCCGTGAATGTCTCAATTGACtgttcaatatatatatatatatatatatatatatatatatatatatatatatatatatatatagcacttaacagaaaacactttaaagttttgtaataaaaatataaacaggatacacacgacacggatagattaaaaacacttaacagaaaacactttaaagttttataatataaatataaacaggatacacacgacacgaatagattaaaaacacttaaaaacttacatttaaacgagaattttcgggggctgggccccctttgtcaatcaaccaggaagtggttgattcaaaaacttcctggttgattgacaaagggggcccagctcatattcatatttgaattgGTTGATTGGAATGGAAGTGGTTGATTCAAaaacttcctggttgattgacaaagggggcccagctccccgaaaattctcgtttaaatgtaagtttttaagtgtttttaatctattcgtgtcgtgtgtatcctgtttatatttatattataaaactttaaagtgtttccTGTtaagtgctatatatatatatatatataatatatatatatatatattatatatatatatatgcgtTTCTGTTGTAtcaagtgatcaattttaaatgtaatttaattACATTGAACATGTAATAGGTACTACAGTACCACAATGTATTTCAAAGATTTCGTGGTCAATTTACTCAATAATAAGCctgatcatataatttccaataattttgaTTATACAATAATGCAAGTTTTTGACAGCACAGCAAGACTCgacaaatttaatttaattattattgattgaacatttcaattttttgtgaaataattttccaatcgataaaaagtattcaattttcaattggtagagacaaaattattatttgcacAATTCATCATGGAATAGAGCTTCAAGGTTGTCCTGCATTATTTGAGTTGTCATAGTAAAAAAATTATCGTTTTATCATGGTGATCgttcatttattataatactaCATTACATTGATTTAGAATAATGTTCCAGTTCTTGTTCTTGTATCTATTCTTGTAACATCTATCACAAGAAGTGTGTTGGAATTCAAGGCTAATTATTCGCCAAAAAGTTTTTCTAATATTTACAAAGTAACACATTGTCAAAACTACAGCAAAGTtgtagtgtttcgtcatggaaaacaacatcaatttcaattaactATTCCTCTACGAATTTATCCTTTCAGCTCACTATTATTAGAAttgttcttcttcatccttcACCTATTCTTTAATAATTACAGCACATGGTTGGAAAATCTAATATTGGTCTTGGATTTGGTTCACGTTTTCTTCTAAAAGATTTCGCTGAGctatttgaaaatgtattgattgcttcaatattgaaaaagtgTGTTTTGTGTTTTAGTATAATATCCATTTAGCACCAGAACACACTCACACAAAAGCGTGGGTTAGTTTGTATTAgcagagacaactgatacaagAAACTAATACTGATACTTAGGCCTacgctatattttctctatggtattaagCGAGAATCGTTTCTCGCTTTTACCATCGAATTTCTCTATTAATTGAGCGAGCCATCCCCAATgatattgaacaatattatGGAATTGAATATTCCTTTCAGAAGTTTGAAATACTCTTTTGTTACTTAAAGTATTAGTGTCATAACATAGTGGAGCGACGAAGGTAGAGGGTACCAGAGAAGGTagctgaaaatattgaaaagaaatgCATATATGTGTCAAAATATAGTGGAGCGGTGAAGGTGGAGTGAAGCGGAGAGATTTGAATAGATTTACTTTTCATCCGCTACCCTCTACTTCACCCCCAACACTagtaatatttcaaaatgtaaaaataaaggcaatcatctatctatctctacCTTTGCTGCTTCACTTGAGTTATCACTCTAATAGGCCTGCTATACAAGTAAGGTATTaaagtttcattttttatttataataaaatagatgaatgaatttttTGGTACAAGTACCTTAAGAATaggattaaattaaattatttccatgtttttatttgttatacctttttgtttttattaatgatgTACATTTATCTTGGGACCGAGTTGAAAATGGGTCCTTGAAAATGTTTTGGAACAGAGTTTCATAAAATcgggattttcattttgttcagAGCCTATTTTAAACCTTATAAGGACTCTAAAAACATAATTAACTATCACCACATAGTGAAATAACGTACCTCACAATAGTATTAAAGCAGAAACGTATTGTCAAGTACTGTAGAAATCTAAGAATCTTAAATAGGCTACTGATCAATAATGTTGAAAAGATATGAGCTAATCTTGAAAGAGTGCGAGGATAATATAGACCTCTtattggatttgaaaaaaagagGATGGTTGATCAATATGGTTGATGGTTGATTGGCTGGGGTGGGGATATTGAGAGGGAGGATGAACggtgtgtgagagtgagaggggGATGAAAAGTTTGTAAGGGTTGATTGATAATTTATGCATAGGGAGAGCGGGAAACAGAAAAAGAGAGACAGTGACTCAGTGAGTGAGATAGAATGAGAGTGAgtgtttgagagagagaaacagttgAAGGGTAAGAGGAAGGTGGAAAtagtgtgtgagagtgagagagatgtgAGATATAGTGTGAGGAGAGTGACACGATGAGCAATAAATAATGAGGAAACTCACAGATTCTATATGAATAGCTGCATATCTGCATGATACGAAAAGTGATCGAGGAAAAGGGATAgatgaaagtgagagagagcgaaATAATAGCTGTGAAACAGATAAAAGCGTGAAACAGATTAGTTGGTTGAGAGAGATGGCTAAATAATTCATCCCAGAATCTATTGAGCAAAATAAACTGGGTTAAGAGTCTGCAGCAGCTATTGTCTGGTTCGGTTGGCTGTATGGGAATATATTGTATTCATTTCTTTACTGCGGAATTTTGCTCTAATTTCTTCTGCTCCTCTTGTACGGTAGATGGGTGTACCATAACTCTAGAAGCCCTTCTATGTGTCTAGACATCGTGATATTTTCTGTATAAAAATTAAGGGAACATTGCAAATGAGTTGGTAGCAGATGAATTTCCcatatttacttttgaaataatgattattacCCAGATCACTCAcgtaaattcaaaattattaactcgtttatatgaattaataataatagtaagtGATGCTCACAACTCATTTATTTGAAGATAAGTAGGAACTTGTTCCGAAGTATTGTTTTAAGGTGTCAGGTGTCAAGCaattcatttgaatgaatgttCTACAAATTTATCCAAATTGAAACCCGTCATCTTTCTTGACGATTTAATTTTcgtgaaaattcatgaattaagatgaaaattaataagaaattgcatttattcatgtatgaatATTAAACCACAACACGAGGGTGTATTACATACAGTTCTAAGTTACTACTGAAACAAACCATCATAAAACAGTAGATGATAAGTtgaagaaaatgataataaaaaaggaaaaaactcTTCCAAtagcaaatgaaaaaaattaaatttcttttgAATTTGAGTTCAGCAAAAGGAAATATCAAAAGAATGAAGAGAAAAGtgaatataaatacagaagagATGCGTTACTGGAATTTCATTTATCTGGGTTTGACTTTGATATAATTCTTGCAAAATACATGTTTTAGTGCTATCGAATAGACTGCAATACTGAAATCATTCATTATCAATCATTGATATGTTTGTTGATCAGCTTTTCTCAGTCATCTTAGTCACTTTTTTTGTTTTCCGATGAACCCACCGGGCAACTTCTCAAAACCAAAATTGAACTTCTCAACGGTTGCAATTAAATCAACTGCATGTGGAAActgatgaatttatttgtttgataaattcaatagcaCTCTAACATACATCACATCtatcatgaatataattataatattagtctattattattattataaacaccTGTCATAGTAGAACTCTATTactccaatatttttttatgattctctcaaacatcttgaaattgattattgtgTATTACACACACTTGAAACAGATTCTTGATGATATCATTCTACTAGATTACGCCATGAAAAGCACAAATAACCGGAAATTCCTAACAATTCTGTCATAATATCAACgattttaaaatcaataatgGCCTCACTTAAAATTCCCTCACTTAAAACCGAAGATTCCAAATCATCGCTCATACAGTTTCAGCTCATACAGTGCTTCAACTGTTTTTTCGACTCTTGTGTTTTGCTTTCTTAATTTTGTACTATTCTTCAAAATTTGTTCAATAGTGATCGATTGTTAACTATCATCATTCTGTAATGCACTCGAGATGTATTGTGTATTGACCTAGCTAACTTTTGGTGCTCCGGgaatacacaaaacacaatgcACGAACAATTGATAGGCAGCGATTCGCGTTATGTGAGATTGCAGCTCGGATAACACACCCTGCACACAGGGGCAAAAGTGGCGTCTACTAGTAGCTGCCATTAGTGCTAAATTGACATCACAGCGTCACAACCTCAGCTCACATAGACGGAGTTTCCGTAACCGCCACTAATAACCAGGTTCAGTGAACGTCATTATTGTCCCTGTGTGTAGGGTGCTTAAGTAGGGTGCTGGGATTGTTGGTTTTCagtatttttcgccccacttggttgtaatgagctggtttacgtgcgtcgattttcagagtaggatagaacttctaacctaaacttcagaagtcaacgacaacaagcattgttgacgttgacattcagattagccaaatttcaagtgtgcaaaacagctgatcaaaaaactttttattatttgtgtttattattcaagaatcaaaacatttatcatatctaaaaaatcataatatctaatcatcttattgtcatttggaagaataaaaagtatgaactcaacctcttacataattgaacataatcttttaggttatttagacaaatcagaataaaaaataaaaatacttggacaatttcctgatattcagattacctcagatttgctagagttATGaacttcctgttttgctttcggaagtgcctaataaacaattattctcatatttatattgtttatttttctgtgtggcgaaaaataacgttctcaccatgggcaaaaatgtttttccggctctcaatcttttctagtcctcggcctacggcctcggacttgaaaaccgatttcgagccggaaaagtctcattttcggccctaggtgcgaaatatactattacattcAAATTGATCCTGGAGTACTTTCATTTTACAATCATTTACCTCATCTACAGCAAATAAACTACTCACTATATACCAGATCACAAATCTCTATTTTGGCCACTAGTTTTGATCAGACTACTAGTGGAAAAGAATACAGGGTAGAAGTCAAGTGGTCCTTTTTcatttacaattatttacacatgTGAAATCATAGACATTTATACAGCGTCTATTTGACTTTGGTTAGTGACACGCtatatttgtttataaataacGGCGTTAACACCTACGTAACAATTGTAAGTGGTTGTCGTCGTGACATCATCTGCTTGGAGCTGAAGAGATAACAACTGCAATCTCCTCCTCAAGCCACGGCCTCCTGCTTCAATTTCCTCCGCTCTGACATCTCGTGACATTGACCTTAGATTGTTGTAGTTATAGTGTATATTGTATACAATCTGCCGTGCATGGGCAGCAGAAGGCATGCGCAGATTGAGGATACGGCAACGTCGCATTTACACTTCCATTCTAGTGTGCGAGAGCTCGCGGGAAGAGTTACAttttgtatgtgtatgtgtgtgtgtattgcTGTGTACTTGCTCTGATTGCAGTCAGCTGCTCTCTGAGTGAGTGACTGACACACGCGAGCCTCTTAAACAATTAATGAATGCTTTCCACAAACTTCTCTCACGGTCTCTCTCTCCCACGCATTCTGTCTGCTGTTATTATTCTCTTGTCTTCTCtcttaatttaaaaattctagTGTAGAAGACGGTACAAAGTGTCCAAATTTCGCTGCTTtgtactatttttatttttcactgcTGACTCATTCAACAGATTTTTGTTTCAGAATCGAATTAATGACGGTTATTCGTAGCCCACACTCGATTTATTCAGCAATTGAATAGAACTactgtattaattaattttactattttttatgTTGTTGATATGCACATCCAATACTGGAAATTTGGTTCGACTGAAGCGAGTCGAGAACTGGATCCAATATTTATTAGGCCTAGTCCTAAGTTGAATTGATCACTATAGGTGATTACTGTAGGTGTAATTGCTTCACCTTAGGCCTACTAAATTTCgtcactctacaataaattatctttCTACTCTGTGTGTCTTATCATCTGTATCTCCGATGGTAATTTTGGTATTTTCCCTTCAGAGAGTATACTAACATACAATGTTACATTTTATACTCTTAAAGCTAAAGCTTTAGCTTTTTATACAGTTCATcactaaataaattttatacaacCAAATCTTAGAATCAATTTGGGTGTATGGGATCCCAACTACAGAATGAAGATCTTACCAGGAGGCTGAAGAGAAGGAAGTCTTTTGAACTAGTTTAAAATCAATTGTGGTAGTGAATGCAGCCTATATAATTTTTACTCATATTATCAGATTTAGAACTACTTGTGTCATCAATGGATAAACTgaagttttatagtttttcatagTGCACGATTTATAGTAAAATGAGAATTAATGGTTAAGTCTCTGAGACTAGTTTTAATGacaatcaaaatataaatcCTAAAGCATTCATCCTGTATCTATCTGTTTTATCATCATTCATCTGTTTTCTGTAATTCAtctatttttctgtttttctttaacaaatagTATCTAAATTTTCATCTCAGATTCTATTCTACCtcgtattttttattccaaaattgaACCTGCTCATTGCTCTTATTTACAGTCTTAACCAGACTCTTTCTCAGGCATCATGATTCATTCGGCACCATTCATCATTATCACATACCTCTTGTTTACAAATTCCCTTAGCAGTTTCACACatcattgaaatttgaaatttaattcttcGAATTACTGATTCCTCTTCATTGTATGAGAGCTTCATGGCCTCTCTGATTCAATCTCATCGGCTTCCTATCGAAAACGATcttttttattcagtttatttattcatttcatttcttatTCTTTAAAATAAGTTTTAAATAACATTTCTCAAAATTTCTCCTCATTCgtgtatctatttatttatttatcttgacTGTTACGATTCCATATTTTTACCAACTTTCCATCTGTTTGTAAACTTACTCATTCCATCTCTTCTTTTGTTCATTCATTTGCAAACTCATTCTTCATTGATCTATTGCAAATTTCTTACTATTATCATCTACTGCTCTTTCTATCGCAGATCTCCCCAACTATCAAAACGGATCAACTACTGCTCTTTCCATCGCAGATTTCCCCAACTATCAAAACGGATCAACCTCTGCTCTTTCCATCGCAGATTTCCCCAACTATCAAAACGGATCATCTACTGCTCTTTCCATCGCAGATTTCCCTACTATCAAAACGGATCAACTACTGCTCTTTCCATCGCAGATTTCCCCAACTATCAAAACGGATCAACTACTGCTCTTTCCATCGCAGATTTCCCCAACTATCAAAACGGTCTTACACCGATTGCTATTCGACTTATTTTTATGttctttctatttcttgtttccttaataaacaatttattgacTTACTCTTTCACCTCAAATACTCTACTCTCTCAGCCTTCCTATTGCAAATTCTCCTCAATTCAACATCCATCCATTTTGTTACTCAATTTCTTTTATTGACCTGCTACAGATCCCTTAAATTTATCTATTTCTTTTACTGATCACTGATTGCTCTCACTCTCAACCCGCATTGTATTTTTATCTTGAAAGCAATAGTACGTTGTCATAAGATGCGACCCAAGAATGCAAAAGCAgcaagctatagtgaggtccacgttataaggcagtgtttgattagcaatggtattgttatccttgtctatcattcaacaaagctgatagcgctatctctttctcgttttgctctgttgccagatcgtcttttaacaatttagaattaataattaattaacaaaatatttcatcataatattgtcaaattattaaaaataattttcattgcttaataaaatataattaattatttaaaacaagaatgaacagttaatattacatcaataaacctgtatcagctaccgtctatggaagaCATTCACAAAACTGAAAATTGGCAACGTTgatttcctatctttctccagtgccattataacgtggaccttacaaTAGAGCAACAAGCCCTTGGATATGTGTCTCTTCTTACGGCCACTCAAATATAGTGATAGTGTACAGTGTACATCCTCTAG
Coding sequences within it:
- the LOC120354497 gene encoding uncharacterized protein LOC120354497; its protein translation is MDFDSDQSLKEWAKDKPLSILQLDPADRAVLKIADLPNYQNGSTTALSIADFPNYQNGSTSALSIADFPNYQNGSSTALSIADFPTIKTDQLLLFPSQISPTIKTDQLLLFPSQISPTIKTVLHRLLFDLFLCSFYFLFP